A portion of the Platichthys flesus chromosome 7, fPlaFle2.1, whole genome shotgun sequence genome contains these proteins:
- the zmp:0000001088 gene encoding trypsin-3 encodes MDLPSLLLCILVELLAVNCLDMAEERIVGGYAPVPHSIKYIVSLQTPDRQHICGGTLINKYWVITAAHCNIGVDKMMVVAGDYSLSIYEGTEQEILPQLLVPHPEHDALNNNNDIMLVKAQAPVHLNSYVSIALLPKQDASVAEGRMCRVSGWGYTSPSGGQIPSTLRTVTIPVVSTEKCNSTESFSGTITETMLCAGFSNGGKDACMGDSGGPLVCEGRLYGVVSWGRGCAEAGFPGVYTAVSKYRRWIDETISSYQGRCDNN; translated from the exons ATGGACCTGCCATCCTTACTGCTGTGTATACTGGTGGAGTTACTGGCTGTGAATT gtttaGACATGGCAGAGGAGCGAATAGTGGGCGGATACGCACCAGTCCCACATTCAATCAAGTACATTGTGTCGCTACAGACCCCGGACCGCCAGCACATCTGCGGGGGCACCTTGATAAACAAGTACTGGGTGATCACAGCGGCGCACTGTAACATCGG GGTCGACAAAATGATGGTAGTAGCAGGAGACTACTCTCTGAGCATCTACGAGGGCACAGAGCAGGAAATCCTGCCCCAGCTTCTGGTGCCCCACCCTGAGCACGACgccctcaacaacaacaatgacattATGCTTGTTAAGGCACA GGCTCCGGTCCATCTGAACAGCTACGTCTCCATCGCTCTGCTGCCCAAGCAGGACGCCTCTGTAGCGGAGGGACGGATGTGCCGGGTGTCGGGTTGGGGATACACCAGCCCGAGCGGAGGCCAGATCCCCTCAACCCTCCGCACCGTCACGATCCCTGTCGTCTCCACGGAGAAGTGCAACAGCACGGAGTCCTTTTCCGGTACCATCACAGAAACCATGCTCTGTGCTGGTTTCAGCAATGGTGGAAAAGATGCCTGCATG GGGGACTCCGGGGGTCCACTGGTGTGTGAAGGGCGGCTCTACGGCGTGGTGTCCTGGGGGAGAGGGTGTGCCGAGGCCGGGTTTCCTGGAGTCTACACTGCCGTGTCCAAGTACCGCAGGTGGATAGACGAGACCATCTCCAGCTACCAAGGCCGGTGTGACAACAATTAA